gttgtctgtgcactgactgccacagtttagtgacctagagtagtacattgtagttttgactgtacatacagtttgtatggatctttttgtttccaattatatcagtctttttgtttatcatttttcaccttggattatacacttggtggtggagaaatgaattcacaaaaccagaaccTTGTCTATATTGTatcgtctcgtcacatgatcaaatagagacttgccattgcacaacaacatacatattacccagcaatcatcattgctaatcacaaaaataccaaagaaaataagaacgtattcatttcatggaatcgttttttaatagtttctatagtgtatataagataagcatatcattttgttatagagtgctactattttccccacaaataatacctaccatgatagagataagtttgctctttcaggtggttatataGCATTAGacagtctttaatataatattatgtgactgcacctgctgcactcatcgtctgactagtgacagctggtaggagggtcacacgtttgatgagaggtgggagataaacaacgacgatttctaacttacaaagacgcaacaaagcaacgttttcgacaaaaaaacgcttctccacctactgttctggcggtgaattgttttcagcacccccagccttcggagaaccataaaggcaacagaaatgctaattaatccatcctatccggcggcccgcccatccgtaacggagtctgagtaccatactggcaccttaagccctctccagacagaagcagagttgtTAGCAGAGAATTTATGTTCTAGTCTCtccgagtacagtcgtttagcctctctcaccgccttgctaaacctgttcttcgactccttgaatctgtccttgtccccactcctaaacgcagcctctttgtccagcctcagctttctgagtttagctgtaaaccagggtttgtcattgttgtagctcaccctggtgcgtgttggtatacagcagtcctcacagaagctgatgtgaggtcggcgtctacatgccccctcaggctagcgccaacgaggctcaacgtgtactcgccaaccagatattgtgcgtggagcatgaaaatccagattccttggttattgtgctaggcgactttaacaaagacaatctcactcaagaactccccaaatacagacaattcatcaaatgccctaccagagaagagaacactttggatcactgctactctactatcagtaaagcataccatgcggttccccgagcagcactgggtcactcagaccacgccatggtccacctgatttctgcatacaggcagaagcttaaacgctgtaagcctgctgtgagaacatcaaaacagtggaccagtgaggctatggtggaactgcgggcgtgcttggactgtactgactgggacatgttcatgactgctaccaatagtctggatgagctcacggaggctgtgacatcatacatcagcttctgtgaggactgctgtataccaacacgcaccagggtgagctacaacaacgacaaaccctggtttacagctaaactcagaaggctgaggctggacaaagaggccgcgtttaggagtggggacagggacagattcaaggagtcgaagaacaggtttagcaaagcggtgagagaggctaaacgactgtactcgcagagactAGAACATAAATtatctgctaacgactctgcttctgtctggaggggcctcaggcagatcaccaacttcaagcccagagccccccactccactaacgactcccgcctggccaacaacctgaatgagttctactgtagatttgaaagacaattggacagtcctgatcaacccctttccacccgtgaggcctcctccctccccccgtctacagtgacgaccctctccattcaggagagggaagtgaacaaactgttcaagagacagaaccccggcaaagcagctgggccggactctgtctctccagccaccctcaagaactgcgctgaccagctgtctccggtgtttacctacatcttcaacacctccctggagacatgccatgtgccagcctgtctcaagtcctccaccatcatccctgtgcccaaaaagcccaggccaactggacataatgactacagacccgtcgccctgacctctgtggtaattaagtattttgagcgcctggtgctggcacaccttaaatccatcacagaccctctactggaccccctgcagtttgcctacagagccaacaggtctgtggacgatgcagttaatatggctctccacttcaccctacagcacctggactccccagcatcctacgccaggatcctgtttgtggactttagctctgcctttaataccatcatccccgctctgcttcaggacaagctctcccagctgaacatgcctgactccacctgcaggtggatcagacttcctgtctgacaggaagcagtgcgttaagctgggaacacaagtctctgattcccggtccatcagcgcCGGATCTCCCCAGAggtgcgtcctttctcctctgctcctttcCCTGTACACCAATAGCTGGTGCAGGGAGAAGAGTCCAGTCATCCGTCcttcaaactcctgaagtttgcggacgacaccaccctcattgggctcatctctggtggagacgagtctgattataggtgggaagcggacaacctggtgacctggtgcagccagaacaacctagagctcaatactcacaagacagtggagatggttgtggacttcaggaagaacacagccccactcacccccatcaccctgtgtgactcccttattgtatattttattttaattgtattccacttagtattgctagtttatgtatccttagtatagttagaccatatatctaaatttaagattcctatatgtgtattgtatgcaccttcctgccaaagcaaattccttgtctgtgcaaactttcatggcgaataaatccctttctgattctgattctggtatgatgtcacagcctccctgagttcatccagactattggtagcagtcatgaacatgtcccagtcagtacagcccaagcacgcccgcagttcctccatagcctcactggtccattgtttcgatgtcctcacagcaggcttacagcgcttaagcttctgcctgtatgcaggaaacTTAGTCTTTTGGTTAGGCTAGTAAAGAGgtggactaaaaccctttcttcaacacattttttattcaattaaactctttggtccggatttgagcgttggcgaaactggaggtgtcagaataattagcttaaaagttgtcgtgtgtgagtctggccaataaTGAAATAgctgaagaaagggttttacccCGCCTCTTAACTAatggaaagactacgtttaattataaataaagtaaaatcaGCAAACAGTGCTTAAACGGCCGTGACTGACGCCAATGCAGCAAACCacaagaagctgaaatgtccgacttcacagagccgttttcaactcctccatcGACTGCagtggctactctcgccggCCGTTTCATGCAgacgcagtccatgtcgaacgcaccaactgtcacgtaccactcgctccactgtcacgtaccactcgctacagtacagtacagttttggttcttaccgctactgtatgtatgtagctGACTATAAAACTTTATTGGCATGTTCCGTGATGTAATTAAACTGTAATTAACCCACCTGTGTCACTGATGCGTTCGCCTCTGGCTCCTCCTTGTTGAATGACTACAGAGAATGCGCCGCACTAAAATCTTTTGCCCGATTATTGTACAGTCGTAAGCAGAATTCTGATGAcgattcagtgtttcccacacatagactaatttgtggcggtgcgccacagaatcaacaccggccgccacacattgcgtttcgtaaaacatttttttattatcgctatttaggttaaaacacgcagcgtattcgttcagctgcatttcctttcccctgctctccctccgtctctctgtcactcatgcatctttcccacatatgcacacagtcacaacgtcagcacacgttagcaacaatgcatacatatgccgttctagtaagaccgacagccatatcagcgagccttcagcattagtgccgtagctaaaagtcgaggaaagttgaggctacttttcgctaggtaccttactcacatttacatttagtcatttagcagacgctcttatccagagcgagttacagtactcggaagtttccccttcgttcttttggtgagaagtctcaggagctagctacttactcggcgtcatggagccgaccagttaaatagttgtttagcactagcgttgctacatgcataatgcagaaatgatatgttagttgttgttaatttgtgaaggtgtgaatcattttggattaatatttaatgtaacaaattattaacaaattaactgtgtaacgaattattaacgaagcaattattacgacccccccccccccccccccccccccccccccccgccacaattagatttctaatctgtgggaaacactgcgatTTGCAGTCGCAGAAAACGATTTGCATCCGTAAAAAAGTGTTGTATTATGCTAATGATTTTTCAAAAactgctcctgcaaatcgttTTCTGATCCTGCTAATCTTATTCTGCGACTGCAAATTATTGTTGaccctaatttgactccataAAAATTCCCTTAAATTTGAGCTTGATAAGTCAAAAAACATAACAAACATAATAGCATCAGGCCACTATAGTTTTTTTTGGCCCACTATGTTTTTTTCACTGCAGTGAGGCTGTTTTGATGACGTAAGCGATTTCCCTCCTACATGACAAGATGGGTGAGCAGCCGACAGATCAGATTTCAAGAATGCGTGGAATACGTACAAATGCATCGCTGAATAGGTAAGCGATGCCATCGATTATGAAGTAACTAGATTTTAaacgtttttttcttcatacATAGTATAAAGAAATGATAGAATAAATTGAGAATAAAGCTATTAATTCTTAATTGAGCTACATGACCAGCGAGACCGATAGAGAATCTGCGTCAGTGTTCTACTTCAGCAATACAACTACAATCTTTAGCGTTTTGGACCGTTTAAAAAATGCTAAGATTCGGGGAGTTTGGATTTTGTACGCAATACTTAAGAATATGCACGTTTATTTTGTATATCCAATGTGTTAGTCAGCAACGCCAATTTTCTTTTGTCAATCTACTGGCTACTTGGCTGTTCATGGCCTGTTATTGATGTAAAAATGCAGAAAAAGGTTCTGTAATAATATGACATGCCCAATGCCTGCTCAGCACAGTTTCTCAATAATAAATTATTTGATGTTACCCAATGTCTAAACGGGTTTATGTTCATAAGACCATATTTATTTTCAGGTGTGatgacacactcacatatatTGGGATGTAGCTACATGTGATGTAAGCTTCATTTTCAAATATGGGGCAGAGGCTGGTTGATAAGGTAAGATGGACTTCTGGGAGTAGTTAATAGATCTATGTGTCTTTTTGACAGACAAGTTAAGATACTGTCtattactgtagcctactatgaATATGATCAGTTGTGCCTCTGGGATTAAGTTCCTCCTCTGACAGTAATAGTATTTGCAATCGGTTATCTGCTCAGCAGGGGCAGCAGAGCCAGAGGATGGTGATCTTTGGGGCCATCTTCCTCCTGATGACCCTCCTTATCCTCTACAGCTCCAACAGCGGGAGTGAGATAATCTATGGACCCTTCCACGTGGCCACCAACCACCACTCCATCAAGATCACTGATTTGAGGAAATGGGCTGGAAAAGACGGCTATGTGGCCGTGTATGGGAATAAGGTAGGACAGAAAGCAATTTAGTTTTGTCTGTCTCTACTATTATATACTGTGGTGGGCTGCTAAATAACTAATTGAAGCATTGAAAGAGAATGCAACACCGTTGGTTGGGGTTGGAACTATTTTTAGAACATCCACAAGTACCATACTCAATCCTGCTCATGCTGCTGAGGTCAAATTATGTGACTAGTGGATTAGAAAGGGTTAGAAATTACAGAATGTAGACTGATAATGTTAGACCAAGTGGTGGTCTATTTATTTGTTAAATTTTTTGCTTGGTAGTAAAACATTACTACATTACGTAAAAAAAAACTAGTTAAATGTTTGATCATGCAAAAAGAAAATGCGAGAACCACACAAGGTTAATATCAGAGGCTTCtgttatattttacatttgggGAATCGGAAACATCATCGGAAACAAATGAATAATTTGCTATTGGATTAGATTTGAGAGGggtttctcctcttcctcacactTCATCTGGGGTAGACAGTAGACACAGGGGCCCAACCTCCATGTTCATGAGATAACCCTAACCTGCAGTAAGATTGGATAAATATGCCAGCATTTATATCTGATAGGCATGAGTTCTAAAAAAGTGTTGGCATAGTTACTGTGCACATGCCTGAGCTGAATGTGTTATGCAAGGTTATAAAACTGTAGTTTTCTGAGGCAAGAATACCCTACTGTTCCAGGTATGTCCTTATGTGTCCCTTCCAACCCTAATCCAAcatacctgattcaaataattAGCTCTTCGACAAGCATAATTGTTTGATACAACTGGGGTTAGAGCAAAAATCTAAAGGATGAGGGTAGATCTTGGTTGGACCGCTCTGTTCTAAGTCGAGTTGTCCTCCATACCCCCTTTCTGTAGAACATGACCCTACACTGCCACCACTGTGCCCTGGTGACCAGCTCCAGCCACGTCCTCGGCACCCGTTCTGGACCGGAAATTGACCGCACAGAGTGTGTGATCCGCATGAACGACGCCCCTACCTTTGGGTATGAGGCCGACGTAGGGAATCGGACCTCTCTCAGGGTGGTGGCCCACTCTAGCGTGTTCCGAGTGGCCCGGCGGCCAGGAGAGTTCCTGAACCGGATGGGAAACACGGTAGTCATATTCTGGGGTCCGCCTACCAAGATAGGAAAAGAGGCCAAAGGCACCTTGTATCGTCTGATCCAGAGGGTCAGCATGACTTACAGTAACCTATCCAGCTTCGCCATTGCACCCAATAAAATGCGAAAGTTTGACAACTTATTTCAGAAGGAGACGGGACGAGACAGGtgaggaaaaacaacaaaataggGACACTACGAAGATGATAAATCtgtattaatttattttttattaaacacaaatatactgtataGATACAATATAAATGCAGAGACAACACTTCTTCTTGTAATGTACTTGAAatcatgtttttcatcaaatcaaaatgttcagggtaaaaacaaatatattctTCAAAGGAATACATTTAAAACATGAGTCACAGACAGGACTTTCTCTGGACTTTAACAGACAGAAGTCTCAGTCATGGCTAAGCACCGGGTGGTTCACCATGGTGATTGCCATAGAGATCTGTGACAACATTCAAGTCTATGGCATGGTCCCTTCTAGCCACTGTGGGTAAGTACATAGACAAAGGGACTTTTGGTATGCTAATGAGGGATGTTGTATGAATGAGAAGCAATTACAGAgccattttttgtgtgtgtgtgtaatcatgaGTTTGCTCTCTGAGCAATTGGTTAATCAGCCATACTGATCGTTATAAAATAATCCCGTCATGACAAGCAGCACTTTCATTTTACACTCAGCATAATCAGTCCCAGATTAGTGCTCCAGGCTATACTACATGTATCAATTGAGTGTCACTGGCGGGGGTTTTTGAAAGAACTACATGACAGATGTAGTTCTAGACCACCTctagaggttggtgtcttgagaaatGCCATAATTGCCTATCTACAGAGTATTACCAATGTGtcaattttctttctttccccatCCAGACGGAAACCTCAGCCTAAGAAGATGCCCTACCACTATTACAAACCCAGAGGGCCAGACGAATGTGTAATGTACCTCCAGAATGAAAGGAGTCGGAGGGGCCCCCACCATCGTTTCATCACAGAGAAACACGTGTTCGCTCGCTGGGCTAAGCAGTACAACATCACCTTCACTCACCCCACCTGGTGAGAGGAGCCGGAACAAAGGGATAGGCAGTTATAATCCCCATTATGTAAAATAGCAGAGATGATCACACAAAAGTCTGGACATGCAGCTGTGGACTACTCGTGTTGAATCGAATTAGCTGTATTGCTTCTACCCCACAGCATGGGGGTAAGTGGCCATCTTTGTTGGGAACTACCTCCTGTGTGAGATCCtgtgataagagcgtctgcgaaatgactaaatgtgtgagACAATTAAGGTGTTCTTCCTTTTCAAACTTGTAATGTAAAAGCTCACTGTGTAAACAGATACTTTTAATGTTTTCATTCTCATGAAAGCTATAAAAACAAAGAGTACCAAGTTCAACTATTATTCACTGTATTCAACAAGGTAATGAAAGTTTGAAGAGAAATGAAGTGTTTTTGTAAATAGAATGAACAGGAATTCATACTGTATTTCATTTCAGAATGAATTTATATGTTttctaatgttttgtttttcctgccacaaagcattcaaaaaTATATAAGAAATGATTCCCACTTATCTTGGTGGATTGTATAAACCAAGATGTCAATTTTTTTATAGTTAATGCCAGAGCCCGTCGGGTGTACTAATAGTATAATGTAACTGATATGCCAATCATGTGGAAACACAATGCCTGTTGATTATCAATTAACAATTTGGTGCAATATTAAGGCAGTGTTTAGCTGCAATATATTTAGTCTCACTCAGAAGCCCCATATCACCTTCTCCACTCACATACTGGTCCAAATCTTTCGAATATGGACCATAGATGATGTACTAAGACAAAAATAAGAGTTATGGCACTGTGTTTTATTTGCTCTGTCTCTAGATACTGTTTCAAGTTGTTTTAATTAAAGTTTGGAATGGGGCCTCGGGCATTTACACAACTGaattttaatgttttattagGTATTTGCTGTTTGAAATCACAAAATGGAAGCACAAACATGTTGCCTCATCAGCTTGACTTGTGACTTGCTGTGTAGCATCCCGGGGCATGCAAATATTGAACGGTACAACTGAGTGTTACATTATTTATTGGTGTATATGTGTTGTTATATTCTGTTATTCTTTATAAATGTTATGTACCAATGCATGTAACTTATTTACATATTatccttaaaaagtcttaagcATAGTACTATTAATAGCGGGTCTTTCTGTGATACAAAATTCCATCCCCATCCCATGAACAAGAAATACAATGCAACATTTTTGGGCTTTAAGAAATACCACACTTCATGTATGAGATTGTTTTGACATGATAGGTATTCTGGTAATCTACAGGCCAAATGACAGTACATTTCAGAACACAATGTTAGCCAGTGCCCCTGGGGTCAGTTGCCAGTCATGACTCCCTTAGAGGAACTGTGACCAGGTTCATCTTATCGAGGAATTCAGTTGTCACCTTTCTGCTATGAACTGATTGTGAATGCAATGCTGATTTTCTGTCTCAGTCCAGCCATAGAGATTAAGATGGCTTCCTGTGGATACAGACATTGTGGATCAGAACAGCGGGACAGACAAGTTTAGATCACAAGACACAAGATGCCAGACAGACATTGGATCTATGAACTAACTAAAAGGTTTCCATAGTCACACAAAACATGAGAAAGTCAGAGAATTGACAGTGATTTCCAGGCCGGGAAAAGTAATAGAAATGTTAAATCTTGGTCATGGGAATGTCCATGTAAATTCATGAAATAATAACAGCATAGATAATAATCAAACATTGTATGTTATACTCACTTTTAATATGTCTTATAGTAAAGTTATAGAAACTATTTTTTAAGTCATGGATATCCTTTTCTTCCAAAATGTGACTCACTGGGAGTcaataaaaagcatttttgcAATGTATTCCAGTAGACTCGTCGTTAAAGATGGGGGAAATGACCTGGAAAAAACCTTTCAGAAGCAACAAGCCATTTGAAACAATTGTGTCAAAGTCTCGCTTTTTCAAAGCATTTGATACATCCTCTCCATAGGGACATCTGCTGGTCAGTTCATGGTATGGTGACTATCGAGAGTATGAAGGAATCAAGTGATGTCAAGTCCTCACAATAGTCATTGACAATTTGATTAAAGGTTGTGAGACATGTTTTGATGCATACATGCAGGGTTTTTCgtacatagagaaaatgttggcgcgcgccaaagccgttttcccgagcgccaatgacaaatcccgagcgccaaaggcaaaaaaagtcagTGATGacgaaaataaaaaaaacctgtgttcatcacgcgtgcaatgcatgtcagcgaatatgttctcaatagtatgtttcaagtatgctacagccgaaccctcattctattttgatcaataataatcaagttgataagtgtgtgttcttgtctgatcaatacgcaactgtgaggtgcgcgaatggacagagcggccactaaactgtcgttccgctgcgagggccagcccgacgtgcacaaaTAGTACacttgtagcctacaaatgcaaattacatttccactcaaaatgctgacaaaagctTGATTtaagatttcaaacgcagcctccattggtattcttaacctggaatgataacatatagtgcagtgtttcctctatggctacatttctgctGCCACaatattagaaatcaggctgtacaaaagtttagtccgtatatcagcagtgattgtgctttcacacctattagtCCGTTTGCCTGGTCCAATCAGTGGATgagttgctactttgttgcatttaTCATTGAGTCCGGTTagtgttcacacggtcctgttttaagcgaaccaacgtttgtaaaaattagtgctgtcagatTAACgcattattaacggcgttaacgcaaacccaaattaacggcgtcaatttttttattgcgcgattaacgctctttttgacctagcaaactttgtagttttttttcacattctgttgcaacaaccactgacgtaaaaaaaactacaataccacaccggatctagctagaccggaaacaaaacaacaggcacgccacacccacttgtttgggcttgcgagccggctaaacagtcgtagcagagcccatTTACGGAtataagacattctctggtagtaggctaacattatgttttgagttgattgccagtgccagacgccaaaatggatgccaataagattctgaatggaaagtttacttttaaaaggttgccaaatggttccatttacaagaccaaagtgatcagtgtgttccgtcgttgtgaactgagccggagggaatgagctatcatcgcagcacgtcgtggagtcgaaaatataattttgatggcacacagccaagcacacagctgatgcgaattctccgcctgctcgtcaaagccaggcgattgcaatgttgttttcaatttaaaaaaaaacatttgcacgaagcaatccaaaccacttttccacgtcgataagagcattacaatttgaaaaaagaatggatgaaaaagaaatcaagggacatttaaaatagatacaaatgtgcgattaattgagattaatcgtgagttaactatgacattaatgcgattaatcgcgattaaatattttaatcgtttgacagctctagtgAAAATACATTgacgtttgtaaaaaaaaacaatgacacgcggtcacacaggttgttaatcttttggacagaaaatgatttAGGGAAACTCACTTCCTTGTCACga
The Hypomesus transpacificus isolate Combined female chromosome 22, fHypTra1, whole genome shotgun sequence genome window above contains:
- the st6galnac6 gene encoding alpha-N-acetylgalactosaminide alpha-2,6-sialyltransferase 6 isoform X2, which encodes MGQRLVDKGQQSQRMVIFGAIFLLMTLLILYSSNSGSEIIYGPFHVATNHHSIKITDLRKWAGKDGYVAVYGNKNMTLHCHHCALVTSSSHVLGTRSGPEIDRTECVIRMNDAPTFGYEADVGNRTSLRVVAHSSVFRVARRPGEFLNRMGNTVVIFWGPPTKIGKEAKGTLYRLIQRVSMTYSNLSSFAIAPNKMRKFDNLFQKETGRDRQKSQSWLSTGWFTMVIAIEICDNIQVYGMVPSSHCGRKPQPKKMPYHYYKPRGPDECVMYLQNERSRRGPHHRFITEKHVFARWAKQYNITFTHPTW
- the st6galnac6 gene encoding alpha-N-acetylgalactosaminide alpha-2,6-sialyltransferase 6 isoform X1, encoding MGQRLVDKQGQQSQRMVIFGAIFLLMTLLILYSSNSGSEIIYGPFHVATNHHSIKITDLRKWAGKDGYVAVYGNKNMTLHCHHCALVTSSSHVLGTRSGPEIDRTECVIRMNDAPTFGYEADVGNRTSLRVVAHSSVFRVARRPGEFLNRMGNTVVIFWGPPTKIGKEAKGTLYRLIQRVSMTYSNLSSFAIAPNKMRKFDNLFQKETGRDRQKSQSWLSTGWFTMVIAIEICDNIQVYGMVPSSHCGRKPQPKKMPYHYYKPRGPDECVMYLQNERSRRGPHHRFITEKHVFARWAKQYNITFTHPTW